A genomic stretch from Myxococcales bacterium includes:
- a CDS encoding ABC transporter ATP-binding protein — protein sequence MNGVEGSGDEEVLGKAYDARLLVWLWQYVKPYTGMVVFSIVVVVPIFFLELAPAWIVKHGLDTIAANKAESDAVVAGGVDVPGGDILDTIASPSLLDSILLPPDGIDMWLWLAMVYAVVTFSGAGLQFVNMIVMATTGQYAMRDLRVKIFAHLEKLHLGFFDRIPVGRLVTRVTNDVENVAEMFSAGIVALVTDVGKMIGFGVMLFLVDAELALATFVVVPIFMVAAFYFRLRIREAFRVIRVKIAHINAVIQETIVGIKVVQLFTREDRNYADFDAVNASHRNAWQRSIHYDSMLFSAVEAAEGLTVAIIVWQGTGMAQAGTLYVFVAWMRRFFLPLRDLSAKYSVMQSSMASTERLVELMANEPAVQDPEPKRWLVCEAAQVASDRGSVVFENVWFAYQGEDWILKDVSFRVEPQGKVAFVGATGAGKTTIIKLLTRLYDVSRGRILVDGTDVRDMPQQVLRRRVATVLQDVVLFSGTVADNIDLGRSDIGLDQVREAAEAVEASGFIERLPRGYQTKVLERGSNFSTGQRQLLSFSRALAHGAGILVLDEATSSVDSETERLIQRGIHTLMNHRTAIAIAHRLSTIRDVDTIHVLAGGELVESGSHEELLALGGTYSELHRLQTQGRKVGLLDLARAEAGASA from the coding sequence ATGAACGGAGTCGAAGGCAGCGGCGACGAAGAGGTACTGGGCAAGGCCTACGACGCCCGACTCCTGGTTTGGCTGTGGCAATACGTAAAGCCCTACACGGGCATGGTCGTCTTCAGCATCGTGGTGGTCGTCCCCATTTTCTTTCTCGAATTGGCTCCGGCCTGGATCGTCAAGCACGGCCTCGACACCATTGCCGCGAACAAGGCCGAAAGCGATGCAGTCGTTGCTGGAGGCGTCGATGTTCCCGGCGGCGACATCCTCGACACCATTGCATCCCCGAGTTTGCTCGACAGCATCTTGCTGCCCCCCGACGGCATCGACATGTGGCTTTGGCTCGCCATGGTCTACGCCGTGGTCACGTTCTCGGGTGCGGGGCTGCAGTTCGTAAACATGATCGTAATGGCGACCACGGGCCAGTACGCCATGCGAGATCTTCGGGTCAAGATTTTTGCCCACCTGGAAAAACTGCACCTCGGATTTTTCGATCGCATCCCGGTAGGACGCCTCGTCACTCGAGTCACCAACGACGTTGAAAACGTGGCCGAGATGTTCTCCGCTGGAATCGTGGCCCTGGTGACGGACGTGGGCAAGATGATCGGTTTTGGCGTCATGCTGTTTCTCGTCGACGCAGAACTGGCCCTCGCGACTTTTGTCGTGGTGCCAATTTTCATGGTGGCAGCGTTCTACTTTCGGCTGCGCATCCGCGAGGCCTTCCGAGTCATCCGGGTAAAGATCGCCCACATCAACGCGGTGATTCAAGAAACCATTGTCGGGATCAAGGTGGTGCAACTGTTTACCCGAGAGGATCGCAACTACGCCGACTTCGACGCGGTAAACGCTTCGCACCGCAACGCCTGGCAGCGATCGATCCACTACGACTCGATGTTGTTTTCCGCCGTTGAGGCGGCGGAAGGCCTGACCGTGGCAATCATCGTCTGGCAGGGTACCGGCATGGCCCAGGCCGGCACGTTGTACGTCTTTGTCGCGTGGATGCGGCGATTCTTTCTCCCGCTGCGGGATCTGTCGGCGAAGTACTCGGTCATGCAGTCTTCGATGGCCAGCACCGAACGTCTCGTGGAATTGATGGCCAACGAACCCGCGGTACAAGACCCCGAGCCCAAGCGATGGCTCGTATGCGAAGCCGCACAGGTTGCGAGCGACCGGGGATCCGTGGTCTTCGAGAACGTCTGGTTCGCCTACCAGGGTGAGGACTGGATCCTCAAGGACGTCTCCTTCCGGGTCGAGCCCCAGGGCAAGGTTGCCTTTGTGGGGGCGACTGGAGCGGGCAAGACCACCATCATCAAACTTCTGACCCGGCTCTACGACGTGAGCCGCGGACGCATCCTGGTGGACGGGACCGACGTTCGCGACATGCCCCAACAGGTGCTGCGACGGAGAGTCGCCACGGTTCTGCAGGATGTCGTGTTGTTCAGCGGCACAGTGGCGGACAATATCGACCTGGGCAGGTCGGACATCGGGCTGGATCAGGTCCGCGAGGCCGCCGAGGCCGTGGAGGCGAGCGGTTTCATCGAACGACTGCCCCGGGGCTACCAGACCAAAGTCCTAGAGCGCGGAAGCAACTTTTCTACCGGCCAGCGACAGCTGCTTTCGTTCTCCCGGGCTCTGGCCCACGGAGCCGGAATTCTCGTGCTCGACGAAGCGACGAGCTCGGTGGATTCGGAGACCGAGCGCCTGATCCAGCGCGGGATCCACACCCTGATGAACCACCGCACCGCGATCGCCATCGCCCACCGTCTCTCGACGATTCGGGACGTCGACACGATCCACGTCCTGGCGGGGGGGGAACTGGTGGAATCGGGCAGCCATGAGGAGTTGCTCGCGTTGGGGGGCACCTACTCGGAGCTTCACCGCCTGCAGACCCAGGGGCGGAAAGTAGGTCTGCTGGATCTTGCGCGGGCCGAGGCGGGGGCGAGCGCCTGA
- the smc gene encoding chromosome segregation protein SMC: protein MRIKSLQVHGFKSFVDKTVFTFDDGVTAVVGPNGCGKSNVVDAVRWVMGEQSPKRLRGKGMEDVIFAGSENRPPIGMAEVILTFDCSDGSAPAGFSDYSEIEITRRLYRSGESEYLLNKTACRMRDIHDFFRDSGIGQRGYTIVEQGRIAEIVSAKADERRVLIEEAAGISKYKARRREAESKIAATETNLNRVNDVLGEIKRQISSLERQARKAARFKRLRETQRVLDLSIAADERREMKNVVEEALGKLSTLRDEVTALETNLSGCELKAEEKRIALTETEKSVAKCAEALYALRSEIKQFEGQVEFNRREVAGLEESNRGRTEEIGQLQEQLVAARGEADEAQAELLQLEDSLANESETIRAAEEEARQALETMRTLERDRGVENEAFVGILTGLARAEDRGSAVDDRRAEVDQRMRTADRELEVHQSQALEAGREETHLEEGLRNLLADRDRLGEQLRNAITMHASAGDELKRASAERDRVREHYESRHARLKSLQEVLERREDVGEATRHLIEGGSELRERYGLRGLVREFLEVDVEAERAVEAVLAERAEAIVVQNAGGAVGALERLRETGAGRGVFVVEPRSQMASRGIVPLGEQLLAYVHPKEGYLALAHNLLGDVYLVNNLAEALGVYGDGEIPATFVTRDGDVLSPDGVIRGGGESAGSGMLGRVREVRELTAEVAEIEIQRQAADRIHLAAEESLQRSSEDLDNLRNRHHTAALALANHEKDLDRTRERVKILGEAQEGRVAERSGLLSASESLGGERDQLADQVEALRSNRAEGQRQLDSLGLQISSAGRDVSRFDTRVTELRVSHDARVENRNRLEETVSRANQSVQETGEWIERREREIAAAEERKVQLTEQTSAAEAGLTAKLESEEDARLASESERARYEEGSALVRTIEEELRSVRRELEAQRESASAADLAARENQLRLDHQDEAIREKWNVDLASWTPPSLDAIEEPVVDTESESGEHETSASELDSVDAEEGVEASGDALVDAQQATNALRDARRNAELALLPIEERRTELEKLRSQLQALGDVNLGAIEEHEELAERFRFLSEQKDDLDRTIQTLRDAISRINRTSRRRFKETFEAVAKRFAENFPRLFGGGKASLSLTESEDILDAGVEIMAMPPGKRNQNVNLLSGGEKTMTALALLMAVFQVRPSPFFLLDEVDAALDDANVGRFNSLITDLAAHSQFLVITHNKRTIGVADVLYGITMEQKGVSKIVTVELT, encoded by the coding sequence TTGAGAATTAAGTCACTTCAGGTTCACGGGTTCAAATCTTTCGTAGACAAGACCGTCTTCACCTTTGACGACGGCGTGACAGCGGTCGTCGGCCCCAACGGCTGCGGCAAGTCCAATGTGGTCGACGCCGTGCGCTGGGTGATGGGTGAGCAGTCCCCCAAGCGCCTGCGGGGCAAGGGGATGGAGGACGTGATCTTTGCGGGTTCCGAAAACCGCCCCCCGATCGGCATGGCCGAAGTCATACTCACCTTTGATTGCTCCGACGGCAGCGCCCCGGCGGGATTTTCCGATTACAGCGAAATCGAAATCACCCGCCGCCTGTATCGCTCCGGCGAATCCGAATACCTGCTGAACAAGACCGCCTGTCGCATGCGCGACATCCACGACTTTTTTCGGGATAGCGGGATCGGGCAACGCGGCTACACGATCGTCGAGCAGGGCCGCATCGCCGAAATCGTATCCGCCAAGGCGGATGAACGGCGTGTCCTGATCGAAGAAGCGGCCGGAATCAGCAAGTACAAGGCCCGGCGCCGGGAAGCCGAGAGCAAGATCGCCGCCACCGAAACCAATCTCAACCGAGTGAATGATGTGCTCGGTGAGATCAAGCGCCAGATTTCCTCGCTCGAGCGCCAGGCCCGCAAGGCGGCACGCTTCAAACGCCTGCGCGAGACCCAACGCGTGCTCGACCTTTCGATCGCCGCGGACGAGCGGCGCGAAATGAAGAATGTGGTCGAAGAGGCTCTCGGCAAGCTGTCCACCCTGCGCGACGAGGTGACGGCGCTCGAAACCAATCTCTCCGGCTGCGAACTGAAAGCCGAAGAAAAGCGCATCGCGCTCACCGAAACTGAAAAGAGCGTCGCAAAGTGCGCCGAGGCGCTCTACGCCCTGCGCAGCGAGATCAAGCAGTTCGAAGGTCAAGTCGAATTCAATCGTCGTGAAGTCGCAGGGCTCGAAGAGAGCAACCGGGGTCGCACTGAGGAGATCGGCCAGCTTCAAGAACAACTCGTCGCTGCGCGGGGCGAAGCGGACGAAGCCCAGGCCGAGCTTTTACAACTCGAAGATTCCCTCGCCAACGAGAGCGAGACCATTCGCGCAGCCGAGGAAGAGGCCCGCCAGGCCCTCGAAACCATGCGCACACTCGAGCGAGATCGCGGGGTCGAGAACGAAGCCTTTGTCGGCATTCTCACCGGTCTGGCCCGGGCAGAAGATCGCGGTTCCGCGGTAGACGATCGGCGTGCCGAGGTCGATCAACGCATGCGCACAGCCGATCGCGAACTCGAGGTACACCAAAGCCAGGCGCTCGAGGCAGGCCGGGAAGAAACTCATCTCGAAGAGGGGCTTCGCAACCTGCTCGCGGACCGAGATCGGCTCGGCGAGCAGCTGCGCAACGCAATTACCATGCACGCCAGTGCTGGCGATGAATTGAAGCGTGCTAGCGCCGAGCGGGATCGGGTGCGCGAGCACTACGAATCGCGCCATGCCCGACTGAAGTCGCTGCAGGAAGTTCTCGAACGCAGGGAAGACGTGGGAGAGGCGACCCGGCATCTGATCGAAGGCGGCAGCGAACTTCGCGAGCGCTACGGCCTGCGCGGTCTGGTGCGAGAGTTTCTCGAAGTGGACGTCGAAGCCGAACGCGCGGTCGAAGCCGTGCTGGCCGAACGCGCCGAAGCCATCGTCGTGCAGAACGCCGGCGGTGCGGTGGGGGCGCTCGAACGCTTGCGCGAGACCGGTGCCGGTCGCGGCGTCTTTGTGGTCGAGCCCCGGAGCCAGATGGCCTCCCGAGGCATCGTGCCCCTTGGAGAACAGCTGCTGGCGTACGTTCATCCCAAAGAGGGTTACCTCGCACTCGCACACAATCTTTTGGGAGATGTCTACCTCGTCAACAATCTCGCCGAGGCACTTGGGGTCTATGGCGACGGTGAAATTCCCGCCACGTTCGTCACCCGTGATGGCGATGTGCTTTCGCCGGACGGGGTAATCCGCGGCGGAGGTGAATCTGCCGGCAGCGGTATGTTGGGGCGCGTGCGCGAAGTGCGTGAGCTCACGGCCGAAGTTGCAGAAATCGAGATTCAGCGCCAAGCGGCCGATCGGATCCATCTGGCCGCGGAAGAGTCTCTGCAGCGATCGAGTGAAGATCTCGACAACCTGCGCAACCGCCACCACACGGCGGCTCTCGCTCTGGCCAATCACGAAAAAGATCTCGATCGCACCCGCGAACGGGTGAAGATTCTGGGCGAAGCCCAGGAAGGTCGTGTGGCGGAACGATCGGGTTTGTTGAGCGCAAGCGAGAGCCTCGGCGGCGAGCGGGACCAGCTCGCGGATCAGGTCGAAGCATTGCGCAGCAATCGAGCCGAGGGGCAGCGCCAACTCGACAGCCTCGGGTTGCAGATCAGCTCGGCGGGGCGCGACGTGTCGCGATTTGACACTCGGGTCACCGAACTCCGAGTTTCGCACGACGCCCGGGTTGAAAACCGCAATCGCCTCGAGGAGACGGTCAGTCGAGCGAATCAGTCTGTGCAAGAGACCGGCGAATGGATCGAGCGGCGAGAGCGAGAAATCGCAGCTGCGGAGGAACGCAAGGTCCAGTTGACGGAACAGACCAGCGCGGCAGAAGCGGGACTGACAGCCAAGCTCGAGAGCGAAGAAGATGCGCGACTCGCAAGCGAATCTGAGCGCGCCCGCTACGAAGAAGGATCAGCGCTGGTGCGCACGATCGAGGAAGAATTGCGGAGCGTGCGGCGCGAACTGGAAGCCCAGCGTGAATCGGCCTCGGCAGCAGATTTGGCGGCGCGTGAAAACCAGTTGCGCCTCGATCATCAAGACGAGGCGATCCGAGAGAAGTGGAACGTCGATCTGGCCAGCTGGACGCCTCCGAGCCTCGATGCGATCGAAGAGCCGGTAGTTGACACTGAATCAGAATCCGGCGAGCACGAGACGAGCGCTTCCGAGCTGGATTCGGTCGACGCAGAAGAGGGTGTGGAAGCGAGCGGCGATGCCTTGGTCGATGCCCAGCAGGCAACCAACGCGCTGCGCGACGCGCGTCGCAACGCCGAACTCGCCCTGCTGCCGATCGAAGAACGTCGCACCGAGCTCGAGAAACTGCGCAGTCAGCTCCAGGCCCTGGGTGACGTGAACCTCGGCGCAATCGAAGAACACGAAGAACTCGCCGAGCGCTTCCGCTTCCTCTCCGAGCAGAAGGACGACTTGGATCGAACCATCCAAACCCTGCGCGATGCCATCTCGCGGATCAATCGCACCAGCCGACGACGCTTCAAGGAGACCTTCGAAGCCGTGGCCAAGCGATTTGCTGAAAACTTCCCGCGCCTGTTCGGCGGCGGCAAGGCGAGTCTCTCTCTCACCGAAAGCGAGGACATTCTCGATGCCGGTGTCGAGATCATGGCGATGCCACCGGGCAAGCGAAATCAGAACGTAAATCTGCTTTCCGGCGGCGAGAAGACGATGACAGCCTTGGCTCTCTTGATGGCGGTCTTCCAGGTGCGGCCCTCGCCGTTCTTCCTGCTCGACGAGGTTGACGCCGCACTGGACGACGCCAATGTCGGCCGTTTCAACAGCTTGATTACGGATCTCGCGGCCCACTCCCAATTCCTGGTCATCACCCACAACAAACGCACGATCGGCGTGGCGGACGTTCTCTATGGCATCACGATGGAACAAAAGGGCGTGAGCAAGATCGTTACCGTCGAGCTGACCTAG